Below is a window of Vibrio sp. SS-MA-C1-2 DNA.
AGAGAGCTCTTTATCTGAAGGTAGTGTGATAAACTCAATATCATTAACATCAACAATATGATCAAGTTTAGGATTGTAGTATTGATATCCTTGATAGCCAATGGTTGCTATCAATAAGAAAATAATAACATCAAATAAAAAACCATCAGACGAGTCGATGTCTTAATATTTAAATGAATAAGTTGATAAAAGAACGTTAATTCAGTTTTGATTAACCCAAGAAAACTGTCGTTATGCTGAATAGTTTTTTTTTGATGATGAGTATTTGTAGCAACATTCGTGGGGAGAATTGTATTATCGTCTTTTTTCTCATTTAAGTTTTGTGATTCGGTCGGCGATGAGAACTGATTCATCTCATCATCCTGCACGCTCTCACTTTTTTGGTTTAGAGGTGAATCAATTTTAGGCTCTTGCTGTGGTAATGGTAACTTTGTAATGTTGGCGTTGAGTTGATAGCCTCGTTTAGGAATCGTCGCAAGATATTTTTGTTGATCATCTCGTCCATCTCTAAGGATTTTTCTTAATTCAAATATAGATTGGGTGACAACCTGATCTGAAACAATAGCACCTTTCCAAATATGTTCAATAAGTTCATCACGAGAGATAACATGCCCATTGTTCTCCGCAAGGTAACAGAGTAAATCAATAATTCTTGGCTCTACCGAGATCTCTTTCCCTTCTCTTTCGAGCTTGTTTTCGTTAGCTTTTACAAGCCAATCATTGATCTGATAGCGATATTGATACTTGGGCATTACTTAAACCTTTCTTAATGAGATTTCTTATTATCTTATTTCAGTATGACTCAATGTTTTTAAAAAGCATTGCAGGCGCTGATATTTAATCAAAAAGATGGCAACTTAATCGTGATTTTAGTTTATTCGTCTTCGATAGTTATCGAGTTATTAACTTTGATAGTTGAGATTTAATGCAGCTGTTTGTAAAATGCCAGCCAATAACCGCCGTTTTGTACAGTTGCCTTGTATAATGTTGAGATAAAAATGGCCTGAGGGCGTCAATAGTTACTAAATAATAACTGTCGACACTGTTTATCTATACCTAAAATAATTGGAGTTGCTAGTAGGCGGCAAGTGAGTGAGGCCCTATGAGTATAGATGTACTATATGATTAGGGAGAGCGAGTGCAGCCAACAACCTAGCGACTTCAAGTGTGAAGGGTATATATTTATTAATTAGAAGATCCTGAATTATGACCAATAGTGTAATGACCACTGAAGTATCGAAACGTAGAACGTTTGCGATTATTTCTCACCCCGATGCAGGTAAAACGACAATTACAGAAAAAGTACTGTTATTCGGCAACGCCATTCAAACGGCGGGTACTGTTAAAGGTCGAGGATCTAAGCAGCATGCAAAGTCTGATTGGATGGAGATGGAAAAAGAGCGTGGTATCTCCGTAACAACTTCTGTGATGCAGTTTCCGTATAATGATTGTTTAGTTAATCTTTTGGATACCCCCGGACACGAAGATTTCTCAGAAGATACCTATCGTACACTAACCGCAGTTGATTCATGTCTTATGGTGATTGATGCAGCCAAAGGTGTCGAAGATCGTACTCGAAAATTGATGGAAGTCACTCGTCTTCGTGATACGCCAATCGTCACTTTTATGAATAAGTGTGACCGTGATACTCGTGATCCAATGGAACTGCTTGATGAAGTTGAAAGCGAGCTAAATATGGCTTGTGCGCCAGTTTCATGGCCGATTGGTTGTGGTAAAGAGTTCAAAGGGGTTTACCATATCCACCGTGATGAGACGATCCTTTATCAAACAGGTCAAGGCCACACGATTCAAGAGAAGCAGATCATCAAAGGATTAGACAATCCAGATCTTAATCAAGCGATTGGTGATGAATTAGCTGAATCTGTTCGTGAAGAATTAGAATTAGTTTTAGGGGCTGCGCATGAGTTTGATCGTGAGCTATTCCTTGAAGGTGAATTAACCCCTGTATTCTTTGGTACGGCACTGGGTAACTTTGGTGTAGACCACATGCTTGATGGCTTAACGGAGTGGGCGCCAACACCAATGCCTCGTCAAGCAAATGAGCGTGAAGTTGTTGCCACTGAAGAGAAATTCTCTGGCTTTGTTTTTAAGATTCAAGCGAATATGGATCCTAAGCACCGAGATCGTATCGCGTTTATGCGTATTGTGTCGGGTACTTATAATCAAGGTATGAAGATGAACCATGTGAGAACGGGCAAAAATGTCAGTATCTCGGATGCAGTAACCTTTATGGCA
It encodes the following:
- the prfC gene encoding peptide chain release factor 3, coding for MTNSVMTTEVSKRRTFAIISHPDAGKTTITEKVLLFGNAIQTAGTVKGRGSKQHAKSDWMEMEKERGISVTTSVMQFPYNDCLVNLLDTPGHEDFSEDTYRTLTAVDSCLMVIDAAKGVEDRTRKLMEVTRLRDTPIVTFMNKCDRDTRDPMELLDEVESELNMACAPVSWPIGCGKEFKGVYHIHRDETILYQTGQGHTIQEKQIIKGLDNPDLNQAIGDELAESVREELELVLGAAHEFDRELFLEGELTPVFFGTALGNFGVDHMLDGLTEWAPTPMPRQANEREVVATEEKFSGFVFKIQANMDPKHRDRIAFMRIVSGTYNQGMKMNHVRTGKNVSISDAVTFMAGDRARAEQAYAGDIIGLHNHGTIQIGDTFTQGEKLKFSGIPNFAPELFRRIRLRDPLKQKQLLKGLVQLSEEGAVQVFRPLQNNDLIVGAVGVLQFDVVVARLKAEYNVEALYESVNVATARWVECDDVKKFEDFKRKCQSNLALDGGDNLTYIAPTMVNLNLAHERFPEVNFRSTREH